A window from Argopecten irradians isolate NY chromosome 3, Ai_NY, whole genome shotgun sequence encodes these proteins:
- the LOC138317421 gene encoding uncharacterized protein, whose translation MLKMDARIGIVFLLGIGMIYGAAVVDETHVAVISAVDASFEALDHNHNGIMELNEFEESYYRLDTNHDHMITESEYTAGSPDHQFSAAVFKQLDYDKKGYLERGDAYGQFSIMDTSGDNIVSRAEFDTYFVKLILAAAENHLTTAPTL comes from the exons ATGTTGAAAATGGATGCTCGTATCGGAATTGTCTTCCTTCTCGGAATTGGCATGATATACGGTGCAGCAGTA GTTGACGAGACACACGTGGCTGTTATATCCGCAGTGGACGCTTCCTTTGAAGCTTTGGATCACAATCACAATGGAATAATGGAACTTAATGAATTCGAGGAAAGCTATTACCGATTGGACACCAACC ATGACCATATGATCACTGAGTCCGAATATACCGCTGGATCACCAGATCATCAATTCTCAGCCGCCGTATTTAAACAACTCGATTACGATAAGAAGGGCTATCTTGAAAGGGGGGACGCCTACGGCCAATTTTCCATTATGGATACAAGTG GTGATAATATCGTGAGCAGGGCTGAATTTGACACCTATTTCGTTAAG CTTATTTTAGCCGCTGCAGAAAATCACTTGACGACTGCTCCCACCTTGTAG